The genomic DNA atatatatatatatatatatatatatatatatatatatagagagagagagagagagagagaagagagagatATAGAAACTAGTGGGTGTAGGGCACAAATTACGTTAAACAATAAACTTACACATTTGGATTTGTTTGGGAAAGCACGCACGCAAATGGTGCGTAGTACATGTTTGTTATGACAAGTAGTTTAGCACTAGCCTAAATTTGTTGTATGTTATGGATATTTCTAACAGTCCGTACTATTTTAATCACAATAAATAGTAGCCCTATATATATAATTCGGAGTTTGTGTGTTACTAGTTATCATCCCAGAGATTTTGTATTTGATTTGGTAGCTCGCGATTTGCTGAGCATGGGTCAGTTAATACCAGGCCCTGAGAAGCATATAAGTGTGAAAAAACCACTGATTTATTTTGATGGGAGAAAAATCCGAGATACCATATATTCACATGGTTATCTGAAGGATGATGAAGCATTCAGTGGACCTAGAATGCGTTCCAACTTTCGAGCCGATTGCGTACGTTGCCGACAAGTGTATTATGAAGAAACGGTGAAAATATCTAATTCAATATGCACCAGTACTAGCACCACCGTACCTGCTCTTCTTGTGGACGTTTTGTTTTGATTTGTAGCATCGTTAGTTGAATCATCAGTGCGATGCTGCTCCAATCGTCCGACCGAAATATATCAAATTAAATTAGAATAGATTGCAGTGCTATGACAgcgccacacacacacacacatatggtaattaaaagggaaagtaAAACGGCCGGTAGTACCTTGGATTGCAGAGACTCAAGGAGAGAAATAGCGTAATCTATTTTCTGATCCATCCTGCGAAACTGGTTGGTGGTGCTGACGCTGGCAACGAGGGCAGAGTGAAGCATACTCTGTGATAAATCTTGTCTCAGCTGGTTCAGCTTAGCGGCCGTGCGATTGGCCTGAAAGAATTGGACCAAGTCGTTGCcatcttggagcttcttcactTCCGTCTCCGTGCTCACCAGGGTGTCCTTGA from Sorghum bicolor cultivar BTx623 unplaced genomic scaffold, Sorghum_bicolor_NCBIv3 super_3270, whole genome shotgun sequence includes the following:
- the LOC110431591 gene encoding uncharacterized protein LOC110431591; this translates as MDGGLVTQIINVLNSISTMMMKVPKNKKKCREMRGLMDALREELEPLTEGVMDTSVQAALQRFKDTLVSTETEVKKLQDGNDLVQFFQANRTAAKLNQLRQDLSQSMLHSALVASVSTTNQFRRMDQKIDYAISLLESLQSKHRTDDSTNDATNQNKTSTRRAGTVVLVL